A section of the Tachysurus fulvidraco isolate hzauxx_2018 chromosome 7, HZAU_PFXX_2.0, whole genome shotgun sequence genome encodes:
- the si:dkey-14o18.2 gene encoding neuronal pentraxin-1, protein MDKDTNILIWSFPLVFLVNGQRGGMFRGICPLNSLLILSVLSSVGFSNVPGVEYDWGAQPKLVCMPLPADTDPGCFPPDGVTHGPIINGNNNGHGNGHSNGHGKGHFVGGLPNSPLGGSSRRGMSDEAKATILHLRESLVRQKETILDQRETIRELTAKLTLCEGFGRGASGHHNEDHHGHLGSHHSSHLYDSDRHSDPHYPLNGYHNDHHRGKPPFLGKHAFSPEQAGKTLQALKERLENLQARNSSSTYSSSLKDLLQRKISALEEQLHHHHDSHHDYGNHESHPGQGHRDNHHDDQYGDRHANPDNNRRYGHHYNHYYGHNLDQLSTHNNDNDDHHDDHHNSHNDDHHDDHHDSHLNEHHDDHHSDPHDSGHHSNSDHGHQRRSPLKSTASRARGAYNKLDSVLSHLYHRSPETGNQKRRKNPDGFQIGFPMHTNYMYGRIKHTLLNEIFALTVCLWLKGGSGPGIGTPFSYSVPGQANELVLIEWANSPIELLVNDKAVTLPLSLQDSKWHHICVTWSTRDGVWEAYQNGVKRGSGENLSPWHPIKPGGVFILGQEQDTLGGRFDATQSFVGEMSDLQVWSRVLNSQEIDNQASCSSHLTGDVIAWSESIVELHGGVTKYPFDPCH, encoded by the exons ATGGATAAGGACACAAATATACTCATTTGGTCTTTTCCATTGGTATTTTTAGTGAATGGACAAAGAGGTGGTATGTTTCGGGGAATTTGTCCACTCAATTCGCTTTTAATCCTTTCGGTACTGTCCTCAGTGGGATTTAGCAATGTACCAGGAGTCGAATATGATTGGGGAGCTCAACCCAAGTTAGTGTGCATGCCCCTACCTGCAGACACTGATCCAGGTTGTTTTCCCCCAGATGGGGTTACTCATGGCCCTATAATTAATGGAAATAACAATGGTCATGGCAACGGTCACAGCAACGGACATGGGAAGGGACATTTTGTTGGAGGCTTGCCTAACAGTCCCCTTGGGGGCAGTAGTCGAAGGGGCATGTCTGATGAAGCAAAAGCAACTATTCTGCACTTGAGGGAGAGCCTAGTGCGTCAGAAGGAGACCATTCTGGATCAGAGGGAAACTATACGAGAGTTGACTGCAAAACTGACACTCTGTGAGGGATTTGGGAGGGGTGCAAGTGGGCACCACAATGAAGACCACCATGGACATCTTGGCTCTCACCACTCTTCACATCTCTATGACAGTGACCGTCATTCTGATCCACACTATCCTCTCAATGGCTATCATAATGACCATCACAGAGGGAAGCCACCATTTTTGGGGAAACATGCATTTTCCCCAGAACAGGCAGGAAAGACCTTGCAGGCTCTGAAAGAGAGGCTGGAAAATTTACAG GCAAGAAATTCATCTAGCACCTATTCTAGCTCACTGAAAGACCTTCTGCAGCGCAAAATCAGTGCACTTGAAGAACAGCTCCACCATCACCATGACAGTCACCATGACTATGGCAACCACGAATCCCACCCTGGGCAAGGCCATCGTGATAATCACCATGATGACCAATATGGAGATCGCCATGCCAACCCTGATAATAACCGCCGCTATGGTCATCATTACAATCACTATTATGGCCATAACCTTGATCAGCTCAGCACAcacaataatgataatgatgatcaTCATGATGACCATCATAACAGTCACAATGATGACCATCATGATGACCACCATGACAGCCACCTGAATGAACACCATGATGACCATCATTCTGACCCCCATGACAGTGGTCACCACAGCAACAGCGATCATGGCCACCAGCGTCGTAGCCCTCTTAAATCTACAGCGTCCAGAGCACGTGGTGCCTACAATAAGCTGGATTCTGTTCTGAGCCATCTATACCACAGGTCTCCAGAAACAG GGAACCAAAAGAGACGTAAGAATCCTGATGGTTTTCAAATCGGGTTTCCGATGCACACCAACTACATGTATGGCCGGATCAAGCACACTCTTCTCAATGAAATATTTGCCTTAACTGTCTGCCTCTGGTTAAAGGGGGGTTCAGGGCCAGGAATAGGCACCCCTTTCTCTTACTCTGTCCCTGGCCAGGCTAACGAGCTTGTCTTGATTGAATGGGCCAACAGTCCAATAGAATTGCTGGTGAATGACAAA GCTGTAACTCTACCTCTATCTCTGCAAGACAGTAAGTGGCACCATATTTGCGTGACTTGGTCGACACGGGATGGAGTATGGGAGGCCTATCAGAATGGAGTGAAAAGGGGCTCTGGGGAAAATTTGTCCCCATGGCATCCCATAAAACCAGGAGGAGTCTTTATACTGGGACAGGAGCAG GATACTCTTGGTGGCCGTTTTGATGCTACGCAATCATTTGTTGGAGAAATGTCAGACCTACAGGTATGGTCCCGTGTTCTTAACTCTCAAGAGATAGACAACCAAGCCTCCTGTTCCAGCCACCTAACTGGAGATGTTATTGCTTGGAGTGAGTCTATTGTGGAACTTCATGGAGGGGTTACCAAATATCCATTTGACCCTTGTCACTAA